A segment of the Candidatus Methylomirabilota bacterium genome:
CCAACATGACCCTGGACCGTACCTGCCCTTCGTGGGGACCCTGTTCCTGTTCATCGCGGCCTCCAACGCCCTCGCGATCGTCCCGGGCTTCGCGCCGCCGACCGGATCGCTCTCGACGACGATCGCGCTGGCGCTCTGTGTGCTGGTCGCCGTCCCGCTCTACGGGATCGCCGAGCGCGGGCTGGGCGGCTATCTCAAGAGCTACGTGCAGCCCACGCCCTTCATGCTGCCGTTCAACATCATCGGGGAGATGTCCCGGACGGTCGCGCTGGCCGTCCGGCTCTATGGCAATGTCATGAGCGGCACGGTCATCGCGGCCATTCTCCTGAGTATCGTGCCCTTCTTCTTCCCCATCGTCATGCAGGTCCTGGGGCTCTTGACCGGCCTGATCCAGGCCTACATCTTCGCCGTGCTGGCGATGGTCTACATCGCGTCCGCCACCCGAACCCACGCTGGCCAGTCGCCGGGGGCCGGCGACTCAGACGAGACCCGCTAAGGGAGACGCCATGGACAACCTCGGACTCATCGGTGCCATCTCGATCGTCACGGCCGGGCTCACAATCGCCATCGGCTCGATCGCGCCGGCGCTGGGCGAAGCGCGGGCGGCGGCGCAGGCGCTGGCGTCCATCGCCCAGCAGCCCGACGAGGCCAATACGATCACCCGGACGCTCTTCGTGAGCCTCGCGATGATCGAGTCCACGGCCATCTACTGCTTCGTCGTCGCCCTGATCCTCATCTTCGCGAACCCGTTTTGGAACCGGTTCCTGGCGGCCGCGGGTGGATGACCGATGACGATCGACTGGCTGACCGTCGGGGCCCAGGTCCTGAACTTCCTGGTCCTCGTCTATCTGCTCAGGCGCTTCCTGTACGGCCCGGTCGTGCGGGCGATGGCTCGGAGAGACGAGGCTCTCGCCGAGCGGCAGCGCGAGGCCCAGCAGCGCAAGGAGGACGCCGAGGCGGAGGCGCGACGTCACCGCGAGGCCCGCGAGGCGCTGGAGGCCCAGCGTGAGCGTCTGCTGGCCCGGGCCCGCGAGGAGGCGGACGACCTCCGGCGGACGCTGGAGAAGGAGCTGCGGCGGGAGA
Coding sequences within it:
- a CDS encoding F0F1 ATP synthase subunit A, with product MQISPDEVVLWAWEPFRLSATIVYTWIVMAVLVVGAHLATRHVSATMRPGRWQNLLEVLVSGMREQIREVSQHDPGPYLPFVGTLFLFIAASNALAIVPGFAPPTGSLSTTIALALCVLVAVPLYGIAERGLGGYLKSYVQPTPFMLPFNIIGEMSRTVALAVRLYGNVMSGTVIAAILLSIVPFFFPIVMQVLGLLTGLIQAYIFAVLAMVYIASATRTHAGQSPGAGDSDETR
- a CDS encoding F0F1 ATP synthase subunit C, whose product is MDNLGLIGAISIVTAGLTIAIGSIAPALGEARAAAQALASIAQQPDEANTITRTLFVSLAMIESTAIYCFVVALILIFANPFWNRFLAAAGG